A single region of the Blattabacterium cuenoti genome encodes:
- the guaA gene encoding glutamine-hydrolyzing GMP synthase: MKKDLILILDFGSQYSHIIARRIRDFGVYALLCCYDISISHILSKKPKGIILSGGPSSVYDNNSPLISKNIFQLNIPILGICYGMQLISFLFGGKIEKSKYKEYGKSFLIINHLNNINKNLLFYGIPKKSIVWMSHFDEIKNISKEFQIIGHTSSCPIAAFKHKNKDIYAVQFHPEVKNTEFGISIFKNFVFHICKCNTNWKLDNFVQNAIDNIKKRVSKKKVILGFSGGVDSFVTAYIIHKAIGNSLNCIFVDTGFLLEKEKEKVSFLCKKMNFSIRIIDAKNHFLSKLDGIIDPEIKRKIIGKEFISIFQKESEKIKDVEFLAQGTIYSDVIESSIFSKKNRLRESIKSHHNVGGLPKKLMKLKLIEPLKELFKDEVREIGKKLGLPKEILYRHPFPGPGLSIRIIGEVNEKKIFILKKAESILLQELKNDNVYNNVSQAFIILLPVKSVGIMGDKRTYEHVAVLRVTNTEDFMTATFSHLSYDFLEKISNRIINEVDGINRIVYDITSKPPSTIEWE; encoded by the coding sequence ATGAAAAAAGACTTAATACTTATATTAGATTTTGGTTCTCAATATAGTCATATAATAGCAAGAAGAATTCGAGATTTTGGAGTATATGCTTTATTATGTTGTTATGATATTTCTATATCTCATATTTTATCAAAAAAGCCCAAAGGAATTATTTTATCAGGAGGACCTTCTTCTGTTTATGATAATAATTCTCCATTAATATCTAAAAATATTTTTCAATTAAATATTCCCATACTTGGAATTTGTTATGGAATGCAGCTAATTTCTTTTCTTTTTGGAGGAAAGATAGAAAAATCAAAATATAAAGAATACGGAAAGTCCTTCTTGATTATAAATCATTTAAATAATATCAATAAAAATTTATTGTTTTATGGAATTCCAAAAAAATCCATTGTTTGGATGAGTCATTTTGATGAAATAAAAAATATTTCAAAAGAATTTCAGATTATAGGACATACTTCATCTTGTCCTATTGCCGCTTTTAAACATAAAAATAAAGATATTTATGCTGTACAATTTCATCCAGAAGTAAAAAATACAGAATTTGGAATATCTATTTTTAAAAATTTCGTTTTTCATATTTGTAAATGTAATACCAATTGGAAACTTGATAATTTTGTACAAAATGCAATAGATAATATAAAAAAACGTGTATCAAAAAAAAAAGTTATCCTAGGTTTTTCTGGAGGAGTAGATTCTTTTGTTACCGCTTATATTATTCATAAAGCTATTGGAAATTCTTTGAATTGTATTTTTGTAGATACAGGATTTCTTTTAGAAAAAGAAAAAGAAAAAGTATCTTTTTTATGTAAAAAAATGAATTTTTCTATTCGAATTATAGATGCTAAAAATCATTTTTTATCTAAATTAGATGGCATTATTGATCCTGAAATAAAAAGAAAAATTATAGGTAAAGAATTTATTTCAATCTTTCAAAAAGAATCAGAAAAAATTAAAGATGTTGAATTTTTAGCACAAGGAACTATTTATTCAGATGTTATTGAATCTTCCATTTTTTCAAAAAAAAATAGATTAAGGGAATCTATAAAATCTCATCATAATGTAGGAGGATTACCTAAAAAATTAATGAAATTGAAACTCATTGAACCATTAAAAGAATTATTTAAAGATGAAGTTAGAGAGATAGGAAAAAAATTAGGACTTCCAAAAGAAATTTTATATCGTCATCCATTTCCTGGACCCGGATTAAGTATTCGCATTATTGGAGAAGTAAATGAAAAAAAAATTTTTATTTTAAAAAAAGCAGAAAGTATTCTTTTGCAAGAATTAAAAAATGATAATGTATACAATAATGTAAGTCAAGCTTTTATTATTTTATTACCTGTTAAATCTGTGGGAATTATGGGAGATAAACGAACCTATGAACATGTAGCTGTATTGCGTGTTACTAATACAGAAGATTTTATGACTGCTACTTTTTCACATTTATCTTATGATTTTTTAGAAAAAATTTCAAATAGAATAATTAATGAAGTTGATGGAATTAATAGAATAGTATACGATATAACCTCTAAACCTCCATCTACTATTGAATGGGAATAA
- the accD gene encoding acetyl-CoA carboxylase, carboxyltransferase subunit beta translates to MAWFLRKKKNILTSIDDRKDLPKGLWYRTPSGKIIDTEELKKNAYVSPEDGYHVRIHSKEYFEILFDNGKFLEKNVKIMSKDPIKWEDYKKYTDRIKEARKKTNLYDAIRTGIGKIKGINVVISCMDFSFIGGSMGSVVGEKISRAIKCCIEKKYPYILISKSGGARIMESSFSLMQMSKTIARLTQLRDAKIPYISVLTDPTTGGVTASYALLGDINIAEPGALIGFAGPRVIKETIGRDLPEGFQTAEFLMDHGFIDLISSRTELKKNIYNLVSMMS, encoded by the coding sequence ATGGCTTGGTTTTTGAGAAAAAAAAAGAATATTCTCACGTCTATAGACGATAGAAAAGATTTACCAAAAGGATTATGGTACAGAACACCCAGTGGAAAAATTATAGATACAGAAGAATTAAAAAAAAATGCTTATGTAAGTCCAGAAGATGGATATCATGTAAGAATTCATAGTAAAGAATATTTTGAAATTCTTTTTGATAATGGAAAATTTTTAGAAAAAAATGTGAAAATAATGAGTAAAGATCCTATAAAATGGGAAGATTATAAAAAATATACAGATAGAATTAAAGAGGCCAGAAAAAAAACAAATTTATATGATGCTATTAGAACAGGAATAGGAAAAATAAAAGGAATCAATGTTGTAATATCTTGTATGGATTTTTCCTTTATAGGAGGATCAATGGGATCCGTCGTAGGAGAAAAAATATCTAGAGCAATAAAATGTTGTATAGAGAAAAAATATCCATATATATTAATATCTAAATCTGGAGGAGCGAGAATAATGGAATCTTCTTTTTCATTAATGCAAATGTCTAAAACAATAGCTAGATTAACTCAATTACGTGATGCTAAAATTCCTTATATCTCTGTTCTTACAGATCCTACAACAGGTGGTGTAACAGCATCTTACGCTTTACTTGGAGATATAAATATAGCTGAACCAGGAGCTTTGATTGGATTTGCTGGACCTAGAGTGATAAAAGAAACAATTGGTAGAGATCTTCCAGAAGGATTTCAAACTGCAGAGTTTCTTATGGATCATGGATTTATAGATTTAATTTCTTCTAGAACAGAATTAAAAAAAAATATATACAATTTAGTTTCTATGATGAGTTAA
- the fbaA gene encoding class II fructose-bisphosphate aldolase, with translation MYKKFPFGVATGNIVEEIFEYAKENAFAIPAVNVIGSNTMNAIMETAVEVNSPVIIQLSNGGAIFNAGKGLVNYEQKAAIKGSIACAMHIHELASFYKATVILHTDHCSKPFLPWIDGLIDANEEYYKHFGKTLFSSHMLDLSQESLKENISICEKYFEKMNKRKMTIEIELGITGGEEDGIDHSNIENNKLYTQPEDVAYAYEKLIKISNNFIIAASFGNVHGVYKPGNVELKPEILKKTQKYIQNKFHTKIKPISLVFHGGSGSSKKEIQKAISYGVVKMNVDTDLQYAFTCGVRDYMKKNKEYLKKQIGNPKGKHIPNKKYYDPRIWLREGEKSFKIILKKYFELMNNINTL, from the coding sequence ATGTATAAAAAATTTCCTTTTGGGGTCGCTACTGGTAATATTGTTGAAGAAATATTCGAATACGCTAAGGAAAACGCATTTGCGATACCCGCTGTAAACGTTATTGGATCTAATACAATGAATGCTATAATGGAAACAGCTGTAGAAGTTAATTCTCCTGTTATTATTCAATTATCTAATGGAGGTGCTATTTTCAATGCTGGAAAAGGATTAGTTAATTACGAACAAAAAGCAGCAATAAAAGGTTCTATAGCTTGTGCTATGCATATTCATGAATTAGCCTCATTTTATAAAGCTACGGTAATTCTTCATACTGATCATTGTTCTAAACCTTTTCTTCCATGGATAGATGGATTAATAGATGCAAATGAAGAATATTATAAGCATTTTGGAAAAACGTTGTTCAGCTCACATATGTTAGATCTTTCTCAGGAATCTCTAAAAGAAAATATTAGTATTTGTGAGAAATATTTTGAAAAAATGAATAAAAGAAAAATGACCATAGAGATAGAACTTGGAATAACTGGTGGAGAAGAAGATGGAATAGATCATTCTAATATAGAAAATAATAAACTTTACACTCAACCAGAAGATGTAGCCTATGCCTATGAAAAATTAATAAAAATCAGTAATAATTTCATTATAGCAGCTTCTTTTGGAAATGTACACGGAGTATATAAACCTGGGAATGTAGAGCTTAAACCTGAAATATTGAAAAAAACACAAAAATATATACAAAATAAATTTCATACAAAAATAAAACCAATTTCATTAGTTTTTCACGGAGGATCAGGGTCTTCTAAAAAAGAAATACAAAAGGCTATTAGTTATGGAGTTGTTAAAATGAATGTAGATACAGATTTGCAATATGCTTTTACTTGTGGTGTACGCGATTATATGAAAAAAAACAAGGAATATTTAAAAAAACAAATAGGAAATCCAAAAGGGAAACATATTCCAAATAAAAAATATTATGATCCTAGAATCTGGTTGAGAGAAGGAGAAAAATCTTTTAAAATTATTCTAAAAAAATATTTTGAATTAATGAATAATATTAATACTTTATAA
- a CDS encoding UvrD-helicase domain-containing protein → MLVPATLKIYNASAGSGKTFFLVKNYLYILLNSPYSDEFKKILALTFSKKASEEMKKRILQCIKEFSNKKINKEYYSLFNYLAKDLKLTKHQLHERSKKILYAILHDFSSFSRNTSTIDKLTYNIIKSFFPNKKISLEMDTDNFLLEVVENILDRLKKSEEWSNILVQFSLEKLKKGKNWDIRKELFKIAHLMVYEKNFFYIKKIKNFSLKDFIRLKNTLIKRTEKFEKKCEKQGEKFFKFLKKTSIKKHSFIHSDLPIFFQKLQIGNIFLNPFKNRLEKNIQKGIFYSKFSTSVNQKILIEKNKKKILFLYQKTKFIYQKNISYYLLDKLFLKNISILSIIHEIEKEFFFIKNEKKILLNAELNQILYDKIIQETFPKIYEKIGIQYKHYFIDEFQDISFLQWQNIRGLVENALSENGSAMIVGDPKQSIYRWRGGDSQQLIHLIYSYSSFYKKKLKTIETNFRSFEEIVNFNNLLYQSISKIFNSTIYKDIYTNSKQKIFKKYGGYVEINFINSLEKKNYKEYIYIKIKNKIKKLLKQKYVLSDIAILVRNNEEGHFLSEKLIQDGIIVNTSVSLLIKNHLEIQIIINFFYIIANPHSYKRRIILILLLLKNKFISTKKKDHDFIMEIVFLPLNFFLKKILYKNSFTLNKLYNKSIYDISEDIINSFKLLNRENTASIYSFLDFVHRSINHVGNSIADFLDYWEYKKEKESMIISDHTNAIRIMTIHKSKGLQFPVVLLPFTDWNIISKNKEGVWMNVNPNLYNGLNAIYLEIAPYFKNIIHDNHIRSFYEDYLSNIIFDNINLLYVATTRSIEQLILFSKLGNEKSISFYIKNFLYEKKMWNEKKSKYFFGKEKKNS, encoded by the coding sequence ATGCTCGTTCCAGCTACATTAAAAATATACAACGCTTCAGCCGGTTCAGGAAAGACTTTTTTTTTGGTAAAAAACTACCTTTATATTCTATTAAACAGTCCTTATTCTGATGAATTTAAAAAAATTTTAGCTTTAACTTTTTCTAAAAAAGCTTCTGAAGAAATGAAAAAACGTATACTACAATGTATTAAAGAATTTTCAAATAAAAAAATTAATAAAGAATATTATTCTTTATTTAATTATCTAGCAAAAGATTTAAAATTAACCAAACATCAGCTACATGAACGTTCTAAAAAAATATTATATGCAATTTTACACGATTTTTCTTCTTTTTCTAGAAATACAAGTACTATAGATAAATTAACTTATAATATTATAAAATCTTTTTTTCCAAATAAAAAAATATCCTTAGAAATGGATACCGATAATTTTTTATTGGAAGTAGTAGAAAATATACTGGATAGATTAAAAAAATCAGAAGAATGGTCAAATATTTTGGTTCAATTTTCTTTGGAAAAATTAAAAAAAGGAAAAAATTGGGATATTAGAAAAGAACTTTTTAAGATAGCTCATTTAATGGTATATGAAAAAAATTTTTTTTATATCAAAAAAATTAAGAATTTTTCATTAAAAGATTTCATACGATTAAAAAATACTTTGATAAAAAGAACTGAAAAATTTGAAAAAAAATGTGAAAAACAAGGAGAAAAATTTTTTAAATTTTTAAAAAAAACTTCTATTAAAAAACATTCATTTATTCATTCAGATTTACCAATTTTTTTTCAAAAGCTACAAATAGGTAATATATTTTTGAATCCTTTTAAAAATCGTCTTGAAAAAAATATACAAAAAGGAATATTTTATTCTAAATTTTCAACTTCAGTAAATCAAAAAATATTAATAGAAAAAAATAAAAAAAAAATTCTTTTTTTATATCAAAAAACGAAATTTATATACCAAAAAAACATATCATATTATCTTTTAGATAAACTTTTTTTGAAAAATATTAGCATACTATCAATCATACATGAAATAGAAAAAGAATTTTTTTTTATTAAAAATGAAAAAAAAATTCTTTTAAATGCAGAATTAAACCAAATTCTTTATGATAAAATTATTCAAGAAACATTTCCTAAAATATATGAAAAAATAGGGATACAATATAAACATTATTTTATAGATGAATTTCAAGATATTTCATTTTTACAATGGCAAAATATTAGAGGGTTAGTTGAAAATGCTTTATCAGAAAATGGTTCTGCTATGATAGTAGGAGATCCTAAACAATCTATATACAGATGGAGAGGAGGTGATTCTCAACAACTTATTCATTTAATTTATTCTTATTCTAGTTTTTATAAAAAAAAATTAAAAACTATAGAAACAAATTTTAGAAGTTTTGAAGAAATTGTAAATTTTAATAATTTACTTTATCAATCTATCTCTAAAATTTTTAATTCTACTATTTATAAAGATATATATACAAATTCAAAACAAAAAATATTTAAAAAATATGGAGGATATGTAGAAATAAATTTTATTAACAGTTTAGAAAAAAAAAACTACAAAGAATATATTTATATCAAAATAAAAAATAAAATAAAAAAATTATTAAAACAAAAATATGTATTATCAGATATTGCTATTTTAGTTAGAAATAATGAAGAAGGACATTTTTTATCTGAAAAACTTATTCAAGATGGTATTATTGTAAATACTTCTGTTTCTCTACTCATCAAAAATCATTTAGAAATACAAATCATCATAAATTTTTTTTACATTATTGCTAATCCCCATTCTTACAAAAGAAGAATTATTTTAATTTTATTATTATTGAAAAATAAATTCATTAGTACTAAAAAAAAAGATCATGATTTTATTATGGAAATTGTTTTTTTACCATTAAATTTTTTTTTAAAAAAAATTTTATACAAAAATTCATTCACATTAAATAAATTATATAATAAATCCATATATGATATATCAGAAGATATAATTAATTCTTTTAAATTATTAAATAGAGAAAATACTGCATCTATCTATTCTTTTTTAGACTTTGTTCATAGGTCTATCAATCATGTAGGAAATTCTATTGCAGATTTTTTAGATTACTGGGAATATAAAAAAGAAAAAGAAAGTATGATTATTTCGGATCATACAAATGCTATTCGTATTATGACGATTCATAAATCTAAAGGATTGCAATTTCCTGTAGTGCTTCTTCCTTTCACTGATTGGAATATTATTTCAAAAAATAAAGAAGGAGTATGGATGAATGTCAATCCTAATTTATATAACGGATTAAATGCTATTTATTTAGAAATAGCACCATATTTTAAAAATATTATACATGATAATCACATACGTAGTTTTTATGAAGATTATTTATCAAATATAATATTTGATAATATTAATTTATTATACGTAGCTACCACTCGTTCTATTGAACAATTGATTTTATTTTCAAAACTTGGAAATGAAAAATCTATATCATTTTACATTAAAAATTTTCTATATGAAAAAAAAATGTGGAATGAAAAAAAAAGTAAGTATTTCTTTGGAAAAGAAAAGAAAAATTCTTAA
- the lipA gene encoding lipoyl synthase yields MNIIKKKPSWIKVKLPMGKNYHNLQKLVSSHQLNTICQSASCPNIGECWEKGVATFMILGNICTRSCRFCGVKTGRPEEIDREEPKKVAESIKILKIKHAVLTSVNRDDLKDMGSSIWVQTIQKIRCLNPYITIESLIPDFKGNKKIIDKIINIQPEVISHNLETVSRLTKKIRIQAKYDRSLAVLQYIKEKNKNIRTKTGIMLGLGETKEEIIKTMKDIRKAKVDIFTMGQYLQPSFKHYPVRFFISPKQFKELKKIGLEMGFKYVESGPLVRSSYHAEKHVK; encoded by the coding sequence ATGAATATTATTAAAAAAAAACCAAGTTGGATAAAAGTAAAATTACCAATGGGAAAAAATTATCATAATTTACAAAAATTAGTTTCTTCGCATCAATTGAATACAATTTGCCAAAGTGCCAGTTGTCCTAATATAGGAGAATGTTGGGAAAAAGGAGTAGCTACTTTTATGATATTGGGAAATATTTGTACTAGATCTTGTAGATTTTGTGGAGTAAAAACAGGACGTCCTGAAGAAATTGATAGGGAAGAACCAAAAAAAGTGGCAGAATCTATAAAAATATTGAAAATAAAACATGCTGTATTAACTTCTGTCAATAGAGATGATTTAAAGGATATGGGATCTTCTATATGGGTTCAAACTATACAAAAAATACGATGTTTAAATCCATATATTACAATTGAATCTTTAATACCTGATTTTAAAGGAAATAAAAAAATAATAGATAAAATAATCAATATACAACCAGAAGTTATTTCTCATAATTTGGAAACGGTTTCTAGATTAACAAAAAAAATTCGTATTCAAGCTAAATATGATCGTAGTCTTGCAGTTCTGCAATATATAAAAGAAAAAAATAAAAATATTCGTACAAAAACAGGAATAATGTTAGGATTAGGAGAAACAAAAGAAGAAATTATAAAAACAATGAAAGATATAAGAAAAGCTAAAGTAGATATTTTTACAATGGGTCAATATTTACAACCTTCTTTTAAACACTATCCTGTTCGTTTTTTTATTTCTCCAAAACAATTCAAAGAATTGAAAAAAATAGGATTAGAAATGGGATTTAAATATGTAGAAAGTGGTCCATTGGTACGGTCTTCTTATCATGCAGAAAAACATGTAAAATAA